A DNA window from Ornithinimicrobium humiphilum contains the following coding sequences:
- the pstC gene encoding phosphate ABC transporter permease subunit PstC, whose protein sequence is MNAPATSSPRTRGSAVRRPGDVLFGGASLGSAVLILLVLAGVAVFLVLEALPALTAPGEDITGGRGLWAYIWPMVFGTVVASVIAMVIATPIAIGIALFVSHYAPRRLGRAVGFVIDLLAAVPSVVFGMWGMAVFAPRLGPLYAWLEANLGWIPLFADASASGRTLLTASIVLAVMILPIITSVSREVFLQTPRLHEEAALALGATKWEMIRTAVIPFGMPGVIGGTMLGLGRALGETMAVAIILSPGAFTWNLIGSGNVTIPAEIALNFPEASGLRLSELIAAGLVLFVITLAVNLFARWIVDRRAAFSGAN, encoded by the coding sequence ATGAACGCCCCTGCCACGTCGAGCCCGCGGACCCGCGGCTCGGCGGTGCGTCGCCCGGGCGACGTCCTCTTCGGCGGTGCCTCGCTCGGCTCCGCCGTCCTGATCCTGCTGGTCCTGGCCGGCGTCGCTGTCTTCCTCGTCCTGGAGGCCCTGCCCGCCCTCACCGCCCCCGGCGAGGACATCACCGGCGGCCGCGGGCTGTGGGCCTACATCTGGCCGATGGTCTTCGGCACGGTGGTGGCCTCGGTCATCGCGATGGTCATCGCCACCCCGATCGCCATCGGCATCGCACTCTTCGTCTCCCACTACGCCCCACGGCGGCTCGGGCGGGCGGTCGGCTTCGTCATCGACCTGCTCGCCGCGGTGCCCTCGGTGGTCTTCGGGATGTGGGGCATGGCGGTCTTCGCGCCGCGGCTGGGCCCCCTCTACGCCTGGCTCGAGGCCAACCTCGGCTGGATCCCGCTCTTCGCCGACGCCTCCGCCTCCGGGCGCACGCTGCTGACCGCCTCGATCGTGCTGGCCGTGATGATCCTGCCGATCATCACCTCGGTCTCCCGCGAGGTCTTCCTGCAGACGCCGCGGCTGCACGAGGAGGCGGCGCTGGCGCTCGGCGCGACCAAGTGGGAGATGATCCGCACCGCGGTGATCCCCTTCGGGATGCCCGGCGTCATCGGAGGGACGATGCTCGGCCTGGGCCGCGCGCTCGGCGAGACGATGGCGGTCGCGATCATCCTCTCGCCCGGCGCCTTCACCTGGAACCTCATCGGCTCGGGCAACGTGACCATCCCCGCCGAGATCGCGCTCAACTTCCCCGAGGCGTCCGGGCTGCGGCTCTCCGAGCTCATCGCGGCCGGCCTGGTGCTCTTCGTCATCACCCTCGCCGTCAACCTCTTCGCCCGGTGGATCGTGGACCGCCGCGCCGCCTTCTCGGGAGCCAACTGA
- the pstA gene encoding phosphate ABC transporter permease PstA, with protein sequence MSTLTTPPTGTQDPPRPSRLEDVDGVVLSRVRPTTNRPALLLAGVAVVVALVLRLALDVHVALALVLAFVVYLVSVYAVYRTLGGPRVAVDQVLRALIYFAFVCAIVPLASLLWTVVSEGAARAFNPSFLNQTMNGVTGLHDQDYVEGTGPFVGGAYHAIVGTLVITGLATLISVPIGLFTSIYIVEYGAKSRLARWIRFFVDVMTGIPSIVAGLFAFALFVQIFGPRDAKMGIAGAVALSVLMIPTVVRNSEEMLRIVPNELREAALALGVPKWRTIAKVVLPTAASGLASGITLAIARVIGETAPLLVAVGYARALNLDALAGPMNTLAVYAYSMFTKPLSPAVRDPSLERAWAAALLLVLIVVALNLLARLIATIFAPKSGR encoded by the coding sequence ATGAGCACGCTGACCACGCCCCCGACCGGCACCCAGGACCCGCCCCGGCCCTCCCGCCTCGAGGACGTCGACGGGGTCGTCCTCTCGCGCGTGCGGCCCACGACCAACCGGCCCGCGCTGCTGCTCGCCGGCGTCGCCGTGGTCGTCGCGCTCGTGCTGCGGCTGGCGCTCGACGTGCACGTCGCCCTGGCGCTCGTGCTCGCCTTCGTCGTCTACCTCGTCTCCGTGTATGCCGTCTACCGCACCCTCGGTGGCCCCCGGGTCGCCGTCGACCAGGTGCTGCGGGCGCTGATCTACTTCGCCTTCGTCTGCGCGATCGTGCCCCTGGCCTCGCTGCTGTGGACGGTCGTCTCGGAGGGGGCCGCGCGGGCGTTCAACCCCTCCTTCCTCAACCAGACGATGAACGGCGTCACCGGCCTGCACGACCAGGACTACGTCGAGGGCACCGGGCCGTTCGTGGGCGGTGCCTACCACGCGATCGTCGGCACGCTGGTCATCACCGGGCTGGCCACCCTGATCTCGGTGCCGATCGGGCTGTTCACCTCGATCTACATCGTCGAGTACGGCGCGAAGAGCCGGCTCGCGCGCTGGATCCGGTTCTTCGTCGACGTCATGACCGGGATCCCCTCGATCGTCGCCGGCCTGTTCGCCTTCGCCCTCTTCGTGCAGATCTTCGGGCCGCGCGACGCCAAGATGGGCATCGCCGGGGCCGTGGCGCTGTCGGTGCTGATGATCCCGACGGTGGTCCGCAACTCCGAGGAGATGCTGCGGATCGTGCCCAACGAGCTGCGCGAGGCCGCCCTCGCCCTCGGGGTGCCCAAGTGGCGCACGATCGCCAAGGTCGTGCTGCCGACGGCGGCCTCCGGCCTGGCCTCGGGCATCACGCTGGCGATCGCCCGCGTCATCGGCGAGACGGCCCCGTTGCTCGTCGCGGTCGGCTACGCCCGTGCCCTCAACCTCGACGCCCTCGCCGGCCCGATGAACACCCTGGCGGTCTACGCCTACTCGATGTTCACCAAGCCGCTGAGCCCCGCGGTGCGCGACCCCAGCCTGGAGCGCGCGTGGGCCGCGGCGCTGCTGCTCGTGCTCATCGTCGTCGCCCTCAACCTGCTGGCGCGCCTCATCGCCACGATCTTCGCGCCCAAGTCCGGCCGCTGA
- the pstS gene encoding phosphate ABC transporter substrate-binding protein PstS, with protein sequence MKLHHPGTVVALATAAGLLLAACGNDNPTAGLTAGAAEAGDLTGDVKASGASSQESAMTAWIAGYQKVQPGVTVQYDSIGSGGGRENLIAGATDFAGSDAYLDEEERQKVTEVCGPQGAIHLPVYISPVAIPYNLEGVDRLNLRPEVLAQIFDQQITSWDDPAIVADNPDADLPALDITVVNRSDDSGTTENFTEYLHEVAPEAWPHEPGKSWPVSGGEAAAQTTGVVDVVTRTPGAIGYADASAVTGQAAAIGVGEEFVEFSPEAAAKVVDASEPADTGVEGDLALELARDTTESGAYPIVLVSYHIACSAYDDPERAAAVKDFLSYVVSEEGQDVAARAAGSAPISADLREQALSLVDTISGDGR encoded by the coding sequence GTGAAGCTGCACCACCCCGGGACGGTCGTCGCTCTCGCGACAGCCGCCGGACTGCTCCTCGCCGCCTGCGGCAACGACAACCCCACCGCCGGCCTGACGGCGGGCGCCGCCGAGGCCGGCGACCTCACCGGCGACGTCAAGGCCTCCGGCGCCTCCTCCCAGGAGTCGGCGATGACCGCCTGGATCGCGGGCTACCAGAAGGTCCAGCCCGGCGTCACCGTGCAGTACGACTCCATCGGCTCCGGCGGCGGGCGCGAGAACCTCATCGCCGGCGCCACCGACTTCGCCGGTTCCGACGCTTACCTCGACGAGGAGGAGCGGCAGAAGGTGACCGAGGTCTGCGGCCCGCAGGGCGCGATCCACCTGCCCGTCTACATCTCCCCGGTGGCGATCCCCTACAACCTCGAGGGCGTCGACCGGCTCAACCTGCGCCCCGAGGTGCTGGCGCAGATCTTCGACCAGCAGATCACCAGCTGGGACGACCCGGCGATCGTGGCCGACAACCCCGACGCCGACCTGCCCGCCCTCGACATCACCGTCGTCAACCGCTCCGACGACTCGGGCACCACCGAGAACTTCACCGAGTACCTCCACGAGGTCGCGCCCGAGGCCTGGCCGCACGAGCCCGGCAAGAGCTGGCCGGTCAGCGGCGGCGAGGCCGCCGCCCAGACGACCGGTGTCGTCGACGTCGTCACCCGCACCCCCGGCGCCATCGGGTATGCCGACGCCTCCGCCGTCACGGGTCAGGCCGCCGCCATCGGTGTGGGGGAGGAGTTCGTCGAGTTCTCCCCGGAGGCCGCGGCCAAGGTGGTCGACGCCTCGGAGCCGGCCGACACCGGCGTGGAGGGCGACCTGGCCCTCGAGCTGGCCCGCGACACCACCGAGTCGGGCGCCTACCCGATCGTCCTGGTGAGCTATCACATCGCCTGCTCGGCCTACGACGACCCGGAGCGCGCCGCCGCGGTCAAGGACTTCCTGTCCTACGTCGTCTCCGAGGAGGGTCAGGACGTCGCCGCGAGGGCGGCCGGCTCGGCCCCGATCTCGGCGGACCTGCGCGAGCAGGCCCTGAGCCTCGTCGACACCATCTCGGGGGACGGACGCTGA